One window from the genome of Vibrio sp. VB16 encodes:
- a CDS encoding LysR family transcriptional regulator translates to MISNKLITLLPDLAVFILVEQEKSFTAAAKKLNVTPSALSKTITRLEKALSVKLFERTTRKLLITEAGKKIYEECITMVNSAQQAIELSTEDHNHPSGPITVAAPEAFLNSVLQPFVIPFLKKYPDIQLKLRAADGDIDIFKNGIDIVFRLTDKPDENLVLKEMGKTNLVLCASRDYLTNKGYPTHPNQLVEHDCLYLGETDNDHIWSFVKDDELHRIPVSGRYAVNHSQMRLNGVKNSLGIGIFHDFVIQEAIRSGEVEEVLSDWTIKGNYHGMIALQFAQTKYMPARFRVFIDYAMEHFLIAN, encoded by the coding sequence ATGATTTCTAATAAGTTGATCACACTTCTTCCTGATCTTGCTGTCTTTATTCTAGTCGAGCAGGAGAAAAGTTTTACTGCTGCAGCAAAGAAACTCAATGTAACGCCTTCTGCACTGAGTAAAACGATAACCCGCTTAGAAAAAGCGCTATCGGTAAAACTGTTTGAAAGAACTACACGAAAATTGCTCATCACCGAGGCGGGTAAAAAAATCTATGAAGAGTGCATCACCATGGTGAACTCCGCACAACAAGCGATTGAACTATCGACAGAAGACCATAACCACCCTAGTGGACCCATTACCGTCGCCGCACCTGAAGCATTTCTCAATTCGGTTTTGCAACCTTTTGTTATTCCTTTTTTGAAAAAATACCCTGATATACAATTAAAACTTCGCGCAGCAGATGGCGACATTGATATCTTTAAAAACGGTATAGATATTGTTTTTCGGCTCACGGATAAACCCGATGAAAATTTAGTATTAAAAGAGATGGGTAAAACAAATCTGGTCTTGTGTGCCAGTCGTGACTATCTGACCAACAAAGGTTACCCAACTCATCCCAATCAACTGGTTGAACATGATTGCCTTTATCTTGGTGAAACTGACAACGACCATATCTGGAGTTTTGTTAAGGACGATGAGTTACACCGGATCCCGGTTTCAGGCCGTTACGCGGTAAACCATTCACAAATGCGGCTCAATGGGGTTAAGAATAGTTTAGGTATTGGTATATTCCATGATTTTGTTATTCAAGAAGCAATACGGTCTGGTGAGGTAGAGGAAGTACTCAGTGACTGGACGATAAAAGGCAATTATCATGGCATGATTGCTCTTCAGTTCGCTCAAACCAAATATATGCCCGCTCGATTTCGTGTATTCATCGATTATGCGATGGAACATTTTCTCATCGCCAACTAG
- the gloA2 gene encoding SMU1112c/YaeR family gloxylase I-like metalloprotein encodes MLKRIHHTAIICSDYEVSKRFYTHVLGLEVIAENYRAHRDSYKLDLALPDGGQIELFSFPNAPKRPDTPEAQGLRHLAFVVDSVEKIKCELEAKGIEVESIRIDEYTGKAFTFFKDPDGLPLELYQA; translated from the coding sequence GTGCTTAAACGAATTCATCACACTGCTATTATCTGTTCAGATTATGAGGTATCAAAACGGTTTTATACTCACGTTCTGGGTCTAGAAGTGATCGCAGAAAACTACCGTGCTCACCGAGATTCCTACAAACTGGACCTTGCGCTACCAGATGGTGGACAGATCGAGTTATTCTCATTCCCTAATGCCCCTAAACGCCCCGATACACCAGAAGCTCAAGGGTTAAGGCATCTGGCGTTTGTGGTCGATTCCGTAGAAAAAATCAAATGCGAGCTAGAGGCGAAAGGTATCGAAGTCGAATCGATTCGTATTGACGAGTATACAGGCAAAGCATTTACCTTTTTTAAAGATCCGGACGGGTTACCATTAGAGCTTTATCAAGCATAG
- a CDS encoding MATE family efflux transporter has translation MQKLFSLALPLIVSQLISMALVLTDIWMMSRISVQALAAGGLGASVYSFVFLIAASTVGCSANLIAIAYGQSLSRPEFGKQQIRNAIKGAVMLAVICTFLLTTSLIFAPELLRSANQSDEVIFIGMDYLNALKWAMLPTLLLLVLRGLTSTFGDARSVMVMSVITVLLNVPISYLLGFQLGFGIAGLGAGTSISAIISLLGYGYWIFGRDKYYRFAPWLRLDEYSIKLITPLLTMGVPIALASILEHGLIYGGTLMAGMISVASLAMHQILLQCLSFTWNINFGFSQAAAILVGKDFGAGNQAGIKRTSHQSFILVTILSIILAAVFILWPESIAQLFQLEEANPSSNHELTRLLTSSIWVVALCFVVDAWQLLALNLLRGMKIVLSPTIVTAIGYWAFGLPVAWWLMPKYGLAGIWGGIGVGLGVTGILLVIQLLSVLNTRTTHNAIKGKLKRAT, from the coding sequence ATGCAAAAATTATTTTCTCTCGCTCTCCCACTCATTGTCTCCCAACTCATCTCTATGGCATTGGTATTAACCGATATCTGGATGATGTCACGCATCAGTGTACAAGCTCTTGCCGCTGGTGGATTAGGTGCGTCCGTTTACTCGTTTGTGTTTCTAATTGCAGCAAGCACCGTTGGTTGCAGCGCGAACTTAATCGCTATTGCCTATGGACAGAGCTTGTCACGTCCTGAGTTTGGTAAACAACAAATACGCAATGCTATTAAAGGGGCGGTGATGCTAGCGGTAATATGTACTTTCCTACTTACGACAAGCTTGATTTTCGCGCCAGAACTACTACGTAGTGCGAATCAATCAGATGAAGTCATTTTTATCGGAATGGATTATCTCAACGCCTTAAAATGGGCGATGTTGCCCACTCTCTTACTATTAGTGTTAAGGGGCCTAACAAGCACCTTTGGCGACGCTCGCTCTGTCATGGTGATGTCCGTGATCACCGTGTTGCTCAACGTTCCTATCAGCTACTTGCTTGGCTTTCAATTAGGATTTGGAATAGCGGGTCTCGGTGCTGGGACCTCAATTTCAGCCATTATCTCGTTGCTCGGTTATGGCTACTGGATTTTTGGGCGTGACAAATACTATCGTTTCGCCCCTTGGTTACGACTTGATGAATACTCAATTAAACTCATTACCCCTTTATTGACAATGGGGGTACCTATTGCACTGGCGAGTATTTTGGAACATGGATTAATCTACGGTGGAACACTGATGGCAGGTATGATCAGTGTCGCATCGTTGGCAATGCACCAGATATTATTACAGTGTTTAAGTTTTACGTGGAACATCAATTTCGGCTTCTCTCAAGCAGCCGCTATTTTGGTCGGCAAAGACTTTGGCGCAGGAAATCAGGCAGGCATCAAGCGAACCTCTCACCAAAGCTTTATACTCGTGACCATACTGAGCATAATACTGGCTGCCGTGTTCATCCTCTGGCCGGAGTCTATCGCTCAACTATTTCAACTTGAAGAAGCTAATCCGTCTAGTAATCACGAATTAACCCGCCTACTGACCTCATCTATTTGGGTCGTTGCACTCTGTTTTGTGGTTGATGCTTGGCAGTTATTGGCTCTGAATTTACTCAGAGGAATGAAAATTGTGCTCTCTCCAACGATCGTGACGGCAATAGGTTATTGGGCGTTTGGGTTACCTGTAGCGTGGTGGTTAATGCCAAAATATGGCTTAGCTGGAATTTGGGGCGGCATTGGAGTAGGTTTGGGCGTAACGGGAATATT
- a CDS encoding LysR family transcriptional regulator, with protein MSPYPQIPYSHKGLQVFESVARLMSFTLAAKELHVTQSAVSRQVKQLEDDLNESLIIRRNRSIELTLKGQALYSVLEKNYLALEALIASWKQSNQKKIVIKAALSYATRSLIPKVQQLHEKFPGYEIVVIPSMDEDESVNASEYDLLIFNTRRGSLYTDNLDVLYLREEFMAPVCAQQLVSDQADIEAIIQMPRLHPTMDHYDWITWLRNTHYVHSSKTRDTTFLTLDMALSACLSGQGVTVTDLLLVLPELEYGYLICPEGAPVQYSPWQYFCHYRTKSPIVEELIEWLKIETDKEVQTLNRLANQYHWKGVVD; from the coding sequence ATGTCACCTTATCCCCAAATTCCCTATTCTCATAAAGGTCTACAGGTTTTTGAATCTGTAGCGAGGCTTATGAGCTTTACCTTAGCAGCAAAAGAGCTACACGTTACTCAAAGTGCTGTCAGTCGACAGGTCAAACAGCTTGAGGATGATCTTAATGAATCTCTAATCATTAGAAGAAATCGCTCAATTGAACTGACATTAAAAGGACAGGCGCTTTATTCCGTGTTGGAAAAGAATTATCTAGCTCTAGAAGCTTTAATTGCTTCTTGGAAACAAAGTAATCAGAAAAAAATCGTTATAAAGGCCGCGCTGAGTTACGCAACACGTTCGCTTATTCCCAAGGTACAGCAGCTACACGAGAAGTTTCCCGGCTACGAGATCGTCGTGATCCCTAGCATGGATGAAGACGAAAGTGTTAACGCGAGTGAATACGATTTACTGATATTCAATACTCGTCGTGGTTCGCTTTATACGGATAACCTCGATGTATTGTACTTGCGAGAAGAGTTTATGGCTCCAGTTTGTGCGCAACAATTGGTGTCGGACCAAGCCGACATAGAGGCAATTATTCAGATGCCTAGGCTTCATCCAACGATGGACCATTATGACTGGATCACATGGCTGAGAAATACCCACTATGTTCACTCTTCAAAGACAAGAGATACCACATTCTTAACCTTGGATATGGCACTCAGTGCCTGCTTATCTGGTCAGGGTGTTACAGTGACCGATCTTTTGTTGGTTCTACCTGAACTGGAGTACGGGTATTTAATATGCCCAGAAGGTGCGCCAGTTCAATACAGTCCTTGGCAGTATTTTTGTCACTATCGTACTAAATCACCCATCGTTGAGGAACTGATTGAATGGCTAAAAATTGAAACAGATAAAGAGGTGCAGACCCTTAATCGACTGGCGAATCAATACCATTGGAAAGGGGTGGTGGACTAA